A genome region from Nicotiana tabacum cultivar K326 chromosome 13, ASM71507v2, whole genome shotgun sequence includes the following:
- the LOC107762740 gene encoding SHUGOSHIN 1-like, whose product MKTNLGNTPRKKLGDISNLPLQKIFTSQDKKPEHILTASKEYIEMIQKENLVLMKMLAERNKIIEITGVDIEKLRTNVQKLQQQNQQHAQANNKMLAELNSNKDRLKTLQHEFGCTKSLLKARKSEAEEQPRTNMCQNLNDEVKSMKCEETGDLLLGNGDDEKAINLKRRPWSKSVGSSEQVQYEDKAGNKRPCIRRQSARLNTKALKLK is encoded by the exons ATGAAGACTAATTTGGGGAATACTCCAAGAAAAAAGCTTGGTGATATCAGCAACTTACCGCTGCAAAAGATATTCACTAGCCAAGATAAGAAGCCAGAACATATCCTAACTGCTTCTAAAGAGTATATAGAAATGATCCAGAAG GAAAATCTGGTGTTGATGAAAATGTTAGCAGAAAGAAA CAAAATCATTGAAATTACTGGAGTAGATATAGAGAAACTGAGAACTAATGTGCAGAAATTGCAGCAACAAAATCAGCAGCATGCTCAAGCAAACAATAAAATGCTTGCG GAACTAAATTCAAATAAAGATAGG CTAAAAACATTACAACATGAGTTTGGATGCACAAAGAGTTTACTTAAGGCTAGAAAGTCTGAAGCAGAG GAGCAACCAAGAACAAATATGTGCCAAAATCTGAATGATGAG GTGAAATCCATGAAGTGTGAGGAGACAGGAGATTTACTGTTAGGAAATGGAGATGATGAGAAAGCTATAAATCTTAAAAGAAGGCCTTGGTCGAAGA GTGTGGGCTCTTCTGAGCAAGTTCAATATGAGGATAAGGCGGGAAACAAAAG ACCTTGTATAAGGAGGCAATCTGCTCGGCTTAATACTAAGGCACTGAAACTCAAATGA